A DNA window from SAR202 cluster bacterium contains the following coding sequences:
- the mutS gene encoding DNA mismatch repair protein MutS → QINEFIITNSNESFSNVANSRKKLLSHFNIHSLNSFDIANNDSQIIACAALITYLSKLHKQSAAIISNIRTTNLSNYMQLDKQTRRNLEIYNGGIDGIEQHSLLAILDKTQTSMGARLMRNWIGQPLITIDGIQSRQGYVEMMFNNPFARNTVRSHLKKISDLERLAIRVKNETASPRDLLALKQSLQEIPNIKFIYRNDKGFENINPELIEKMDDCAKEFELLEKSINEDSGPLGEGNVFKSKYNSELDDIRSIAQNARKFISKLEQSEQVKTGIKNLKIGYNRVFGYYIEISNSNIHNIPDEYERKQTLTNGERFTTAKLKEYEKIILQARENLLLLENSLYKKLLNQISLSYEIILNNAQLIAELDVYCSLAHIAQENTYIKPDINDTQNINIINGRHPIIENSLSKSTFIPNDTILDNQSGKMMLLTGPNMAGKSTYLRQTGLIVLMAQIGSFVPAEKASIGIVDRIFTRIGLQDDLFLGQSTFMIEMSETALILRNATNRSLLILDEIGRGTDTKDGLAIAHSIIQHIHNNSELGSRTLFATHYHELVYLPDQLPQLTNYNVEIIEDGENLVFLHKVNKGKSKQSYGIQVAKLAGIPQKVIDSANLYLDSLPNKANGGYSPDTPKTTNTQMQLFQTESIIEKTIKNVEIEKMTPLEALNLIENLKKKLIDEN, encoded by the coding sequence TATCTTTCAAAACTACACAAACAAAGTGCAGCAATAATAAGTAATATTAGAACTACAAACTTATCTAATTATATGCAATTAGATAAACAAACTAGACGAAACTTAGAAATATATAACGGCGGAATTGATGGTATTGAACAACATTCTTTATTAGCTATTCTTGATAAAACTCAAACTTCTATGGGAGCTCGTTTAATGCGGAATTGGATAGGCCAGCCGTTAATTACTATTGATGGCATTCAATCCAGACAGGGTTATGTTGAGATGATGTTTAATAATCCATTTGCAAGAAACACCGTTAGGTCACATTTAAAAAAAATATCAGACTTAGAAAGATTAGCGATACGAGTTAAAAATGAAACTGCAAGCCCTCGTGATCTTTTGGCACTTAAACAAAGTTTACAAGAAATACCCAACATAAAATTTATATATAGAAATGACAAAGGATTCGAAAATATAAATCCAGAATTAATTGAAAAAATGGATGACTGTGCGAAAGAGTTTGAATTATTAGAAAAATCAATAAATGAAGATTCTGGTCCATTAGGGGAAGGTAATGTTTTTAAATCTAAATACAATTCTGAATTAGACGATATTCGATCTATTGCCCAAAATGCTAGAAAATTCATTTCAAAACTGGAACAATCAGAACAAGTTAAAACAGGGATAAAAAATTTAAAAATTGGTTATAACAGAGTATTTGGATACTATATCGAAATAAGTAATTCAAATATTCATAATATACCTGACGAATACGAAAGAAAACAAACTCTAACCAATGGTGAACGATTCACTACTGCCAAATTAAAAGAGTATGAAAAAATCATACTACAAGCTAGAGAAAACCTTCTTCTTTTGGAAAATTCATTGTACAAAAAACTATTAAATCAAATAAGCTTATCCTATGAAATTATACTTAATAACGCTCAACTTATAGCTGAGCTAGATGTATATTGTTCACTTGCACATATAGCTCAAGAAAACACATATATTAAACCCGACATAAATGATACCCAAAATATTAATATTATAAACGGGCGACATCCAATTATTGAAAATAGTTTGAGTAAAAGTACGTTTATTCCTAATGACACAATACTTGACAATCAAAGCGGGAAAATGATGTTATTAACAGGTCCCAATATGGCAGGAAAATCAACTTATCTACGACAAACAGGGTTGATTGTATTGATGGCACAAATAGGGTCGTTTGTACCAGCAGAAAAAGCCTCAATTGGCATTGTTGACAGGATATTTACAAGAATTGGATTACAAGACGATCTTTTTCTAGGTCAATCAACGTTCATGATAGAGATGAGTGAAACCGCTTTAATCTTAAGAAATGCAACTAACAGATCATTACTTATATTAGACGAAATCGGACGAGGAACTGATACTAAAGATGGGTTAGCTATTGCGCACTCTATAATCCAACATATTCATAATAATTCAGAATTGGGAAGTAGAACATTGTTTGCTACCCATTATCACGAACTAGTATATCTTCCAGACCAATTACCACAATTAACAAATTATAACGTTGAAATTATTGAAGATGGAGAAAATCTGGTCTTTCTTCATAAAGTTAATAAAGGCAAATCGAAGCAAAGTTATGGAATACAAGTTGCTAAACTAGCAGGTATACCCCAAAAGGTTATCGATTCTGCTAATTTATACTTAGATTCTTTACCTAATAAAGCTAATGGTGGGTATTCGCCAGATACACCGAAAACCACAAATACCCAAATGCAATTATTTCAAACTGAAAGCATTATAGAAAAAACTATCAAGAACGTTGAGATTGAAAAAATGACTCCTCTTGAAGCATTAAATTTGATTGAAAACCTAAAGAAAAAACTAATCGATGAAAATTAA
- the mutL gene encoding DNA mismatch repair endonuclease MutL, which produces MKIKVLDPLIASKIAAGEVIERPSSVIKELVENSIDANSKTIEIEIINGGMDLIKITDDGNGISKEDLPLAIERHATSKITNIDDLTRLTSMGFRGEALASIAAVSQMELSSKSPQSIAGSNIQVENSMILNENPISMVNGTSIMVSNLFYNLPARKKFMSTQKSESNRIVRLINHFCVTHPEIKFKLLIDEKQKINTHGDGELIHTIAKILNQNLASELISVSNYDGDFKISGYISPPHISRTNRSNILYSVNKRIVKDKLITMALEQAYRGFLTIGKFPITVLNLNTSPSKVDINVHPRKDEVRFMNENEVFSFIQRSVRETLIQKHPVPNTFNAVHNTAYPLTSSGTKSNFREESIYNNRIETREQTSFNFNTNNENTLFTNNNFPILRAIGQIDNTYIIAEGEDGMYILDQHACHEKINYEKIIQSIGSNMLDMQLLMEPYLIDISSLKTRFLMNKLDSLNTNGISIDLLDDQTIMLKGVPATIINTKLNDFIKDIETFIESELDINDALGTMNTIAASIACHSSIRAGDTIDLKEMNLLLRDLENCNEPFHCPHGRPTIQNISINQLNHMFIRPN; this is translated from the coding sequence ATGAAAATTAAAGTTTTAGACCCATTAATTGCAAGTAAAATTGCCGCTGGTGAAGTAATTGAAAGACCTAGTTCTGTGATAAAAGAGTTAGTAGAGAATTCCATTGATGCTAATTCCAAAACTATTGAAATCGAAATCATTAATGGTGGAATGGATTTAATTAAGATAACTGATGACGGTAATGGAATATCAAAAGAAGACTTGCCTTTGGCCATTGAACGGCACGCTACCAGTAAAATAACCAACATAGACGATTTAACACGTCTTACATCAATGGGGTTTAGAGGAGAAGCATTAGCAAGTATAGCAGCGGTATCCCAAATGGAATTATCAAGCAAATCACCACAAAGTATCGCAGGTTCCAATATACAGGTCGAGAATTCCATGATTCTCAATGAAAATCCGATAAGCATGGTTAATGGTACGTCAATAATGGTGAGTAATTTATTTTATAATCTACCAGCTCGTAAAAAATTTATGAGCACCCAAAAATCAGAATCTAATAGGATTGTACGATTAATTAATCATTTTTGTGTAACCCATCCAGAAATAAAATTCAAACTATTAATTGACGAAAAACAAAAAATTAACACTCACGGTGATGGGGAGCTTATCCATACAATTGCAAAAATTCTGAATCAAAACCTTGCAAGTGAATTAATTTCTGTCTCTAATTATGATGGTGATTTTAAAATATCTGGATATATATCTCCTCCCCATATTAGTAGAACAAATAGATCAAATATTTTGTACTCAGTAAATAAGAGAATAGTAAAAGACAAGTTAATTACTATGGCTTTAGAACAAGCCTACAGAGGATTTTTAACTATCGGGAAATTCCCGATTACCGTATTAAATTTAAATACTAGCCCATCAAAAGTAGATATAAATGTTCACCCTCGCAAAGATGAAGTAAGGTTTATGAATGAAAACGAAGTATTTTCATTTATTCAAAGATCAGTAAGAGAAACATTGATACAAAAGCACCCTGTCCCTAATACATTTAATGCAGTTCATAATACTGCGTATCCTTTAACATCATCTGGTACAAAAAGCAATTTTAGAGAAGAATCAATTTACAATAATCGAATTGAAACTCGTGAACAGACGTCCTTCAATTTTAATACAAATAATGAAAATACTTTATTTACAAATAATAATTTCCCAATTCTAAGAGCAATTGGACAAATCGATAATACTTACATAATCGCAGAAGGTGAAGATGGTATGTACATATTAGACCAACATGCCTGTCATGAAAAAATAAATTATGAAAAAATTATCCAATCAATCGGTTCTAATATGTTAGACATGCAACTACTTATGGAACCATATTTAATAGATATTTCAAGCTTAAAAACCAGGTTTCTAATGAATAAATTAGATTCTCTTAATACTAATGGAATATCAATTGATTTACTTGATGACCAAACCATTATGCTAAAAGGAGTCCCTGCTACTATTATTAATACAAAACTTAATGACTTTATTAAAGATATAGAAACTTTTATAGAAAGTGAATTAGATATAAATGATGCTTTGGGGACTATGAACACCATTGCAGCATCCATTGCTTGCCACAGCTCCATAAGAGCAGGGGACACAATCGATCTAAAAGAAATGAACCTTTTATTACGAGATCTAGAAAATTGTAACGAACCTTTTCATTGCCCTCATGGAAGACCAACTATCCAAAATATAAGTATTAATCAATTAAATCATATGTTTATACGCCCAAATTAA
- a CDS encoding cytochrome c3 family protein: MSNTKKIIIAGGAATTLVLVAVGLGIYFLFSAWFGLTPLYSGPEQPIAFPHTKHAGAVEDGGLGLDCTFCHRNVAIGAAATVPAVQACMYCHAGVVGSNSSAQTEIQKLRTAYENENPIDWARVHRLPDHVQFWHAPHINAGFECSQCHGDVANMTKVKQVEPLKMDYCVDCHRANNAPADCTTCHY; the protein is encoded by the coding sequence ATGAGTAACACAAAAAAAATTATAATTGCTGGAGGTGCAGCTACCACATTGGTACTAGTTGCTGTCGGATTAGGGATATACTTCCTCTTTTCAGCGTGGTTTGGTCTAACACCATTATACTCAGGACCTGAGCAACCTATAGCATTCCCACATACTAAACACGCAGGAGCTGTAGAAGATGGTGGATTGGGATTAGATTGTACTTTCTGCCACAGAAATGTTGCAATTGGAGCAGCCGCAACTGTGCCCGCTGTTCAAGCTTGTATGTATTGCCACGCAGGCGTTGTTGGTAGTAATTCTTCAGCTCAAACAGAAATACAAAAACTTCGCACAGCATACGAAAATGAAAACCCTATTGATTGGGCAAGGGTACACAGGCTTCCAGACCATGTTCAATTCTGGCACGCCCCTCATATCAATGCAGGATTTGAATGTAGTCAATGTCACGGAGATGTCGCGAATATGACTAAAGTTAAACAAGTAGAGCCTTTAAAAATGGATTACTGTGTAGACTGCCATAGAGCAAATAATGCTCCTGCGGACTGTACAACTTGTCATTATTAA
- a CDS encoding twin-arginine translocation signal domain-containing protein, translating to MLLRTVQLVIINIGGKNIIMELSRRKFLKLSGASALGAVIFNGCGIPEQDLIVQSPLNMPEDQVSSLEAWYATSSGPYGNGEGILVRIVGGRAVKIEGNPDHPVNNGKSSGKNQAGLQGLYNPDRILNPMKRVGIGASRRWIDITWEEALSEISNSIKTSSETNSLAIVTNKQNGTIGEITNTFANALNSNVTVIEAVDHTNLNQSMLDVFGQNTIPNFDLGNSDFILSFGADFLGTWLSPVKYSRDYGKFRQENDHRGKFIQIEPRMSLTGANADKWVYNTPGTEGKIALSIAYVIMTEHADKVDSQVVSDLTEGKGPGQLESYAPANISNETGVSPDVIKDIAEEIISHKHSIIIGGGSAGAHGNGIENLNAIYSLNVLISNIGKEGGVIFNPKSIGGDQYKASSLNELQALISDMNAKNIDTAIIRGSNPIHSLPSSLGFENALVNVKNLYCISSFMDDTAAMANIILPESVYLETWGDDVPNPLPGYDVVTFQQPVVKTLNDSKSYGDIILALSKNIGGDLSTQLPWETTKDAIRDKANKLYQTGRGTIKSASFEAFWNGLLQRGVWVDQENKGNKSLSNIKPLPVSISKTEYNSQSGANYHLLPFETNTLGDGIGANIPWLQNIPDLLTTAAWETWMEINPQTASKEGIVEGDIINITSPFGNINALAYIHPAAAPNVISVPMGLGHKNYGRFRVGPNIEKYRTFVGQDRGANVFSIIPADNRLWASMKVSISKTGNWKRLPKFEGDVLPTLPDQTQPTILPITGLNDHHNDNH from the coding sequence ATGCTCCTGCGGACTGTACAACTTGTCATTATTAATATAGGTGGTAAAAATATAATTATGGAACTTAGTAGAAGAAAATTTTTAAAACTATCAGGAGCATCAGCTTTAGGAGCTGTTATTTTCAATGGTTGTGGAATACCTGAACAAGACCTGATAGTTCAAAGTCCTCTAAACATGCCAGAAGATCAGGTCTCTAGCCTAGAAGCATGGTATGCCACATCTTCCGGCCCTTATGGTAATGGTGAAGGAATACTAGTTAGAATTGTAGGTGGTAGAGCCGTTAAAATAGAAGGCAACCCCGATCATCCTGTTAACAATGGGAAATCTTCAGGTAAAAACCAAGCAGGCTTACAAGGGTTATACAACCCAGATAGAATTCTAAACCCAATGAAAAGAGTCGGAATTGGCGCTTCTAGAAGATGGATAGACATTACATGGGAGGAAGCATTATCCGAAATATCTAATTCTATTAAAACTTCTTCAGAGACTAATTCACTGGCTATAGTTACAAATAAACAAAATGGAACAATTGGTGAAATAACAAACACCTTCGCTAACGCATTAAATAGTAATGTAACTGTTATTGAAGCTGTCGACCACACCAATCTAAATCAATCTATGCTAGATGTCTTCGGCCAAAACACTATTCCTAATTTCGACTTAGGAAACTCAGATTTTATACTAAGTTTTGGTGCTGACTTTTTGGGGACATGGTTGTCACCTGTAAAATATAGCCGAGATTACGGAAAATTCAGACAAGAAAATGATCATCGAGGAAAATTTATCCAAATAGAGCCACGAATGTCACTGACTGGAGCTAATGCCGACAAGTGGGTTTATAACACTCCTGGCACAGAAGGGAAAATTGCACTCAGTATTGCATATGTAATAATGACAGAACATGCAGACAAAGTTGATTCCCAAGTTGTTTCTGACCTTACTGAGGGCAAAGGCCCTGGCCAATTAGAAAGTTATGCTCCAGCCAATATTTCAAATGAAACTGGTGTAAGCCCAGACGTCATAAAAGATATTGCTGAAGAAATTATTTCACATAAACACAGTATTATAATTGGTGGTGGTTCTGCCGGAGCTCATGGTAATGGAATAGAAAACCTTAATGCAATATATTCCTTAAACGTTTTGATTAGCAATATTGGTAAAGAAGGCGGCGTAATATTCAATCCTAAGTCCATAGGGGGAGATCAATATAAAGCATCTTCTTTAAATGAATTGCAAGCACTTATTTCAGACATGAATGCGAAAAATATCGACACTGCTATTATCCGAGGGTCTAATCCAATACACTCACTTCCGTCTTCATTGGGATTTGAAAATGCTTTAGTAAATGTAAAAAACTTATACTGTATTTCATCCTTTATGGATGATACTGCTGCTATGGCTAACATTATCCTTCCAGAATCGGTTTATCTTGAAACTTGGGGCGATGATGTACCAAACCCACTCCCTGGATATGATGTAGTAACCTTCCAACAACCGGTAGTAAAAACATTAAACGATAGCAAATCTTATGGTGATATTATACTAGCATTGTCTAAAAATATCGGAGGAGATCTATCTACTCAACTACCATGGGAAACAACGAAAGATGCTATTAGAGATAAAGCCAACAAGCTATATCAAACAGGTAGAGGTACTATTAAAAGTGCTAGCTTTGAAGCATTCTGGAACGGGCTACTTCAGCGAGGTGTTTGGGTAGATCAGGAAAATAAAGGTAACAAATCTTTATCAAATATTAAACCATTACCAGTCAGTATCTCTAAAACTGAATACAACTCTCAAAGTGGCGCAAATTACCATTTACTTCCATTTGAGACTAACACCCTAGGCGATGGTATAGGAGCCAATATCCCATGGCTACAAAACATTCCTGACTTACTCACTACTGCAGCATGGGAAACTTGGATGGAAATAAATCCACAAACCGCCAGTAAAGAAGGTATAGTTGAAGGTGATATTATTAATATCACTTCACCTTTTGGAAATATTAACGCCTTAGCCTATATCCACCCCGCAGCTGCCCCTAATGTGATTTCTGTACCTATGGGGCTTGGCCATAAAAATTATGGGAGATTTAGGGTTGGTCCTAACATAGAAAAATACCGTA